The Spirochaetaceae bacterium genome includes a window with the following:
- a CDS encoding glucose 1-dehydrogenase encodes MAQGRGRLDGKVAIVTGGTSGMGEATVDMYVAEGARVMIAGRREDAGNAIVERLGANAAFTRTDVTREAEVERLVAATVERWGRVDILFNNAGSGHAYRLVEEFDADEFLDQVWTLVGSCFLAVKYAAPIMKRQGAGSIINNGSTAGVTTDGSSADYSACKAGMIQVTKVWATELISHGVRVNCISPGAITTPIFWGGAGTQTEAENRARMERLDRWWIENRPQNRPGHPDDIAHAAVFLGSDESLHISGHNLMVDVGLTVTRGGFEDLQAMKAERERVIAGA; translated from the coding sequence ATGGCACAGGGAAGAGGCAGACTCGACGGGAAAGTGGCGATCGTGACCGGCGGCACCAGCGGCATGGGAGAAGCGACCGTCGACATGTACGTGGCGGAGGGAGCCCGGGTGATGATCGCCGGGCGGCGCGAAGACGCCGGCAACGCGATCGTTGAGCGGCTCGGCGCGAATGCCGCCTTCACGCGCACCGACGTGACCCGGGAGGCGGAGGTGGAGCGCCTGGTGGCGGCCACCGTGGAGCGCTGGGGGCGTGTGGACATCCTGTTCAACAACGCCGGCTCCGGCCACGCCTACCGCCTGGTGGAGGAGTTCGACGCCGACGAGTTTCTGGACCAGGTGTGGACGCTGGTCGGCTCCTGCTTCCTGGCCGTCAAGTACGCGGCGCCGATCATGAAGCGGCAGGGCGCCGGCAGCATCATCAACAACGGCAGCACGGCGGGGGTGACCACCGACGGTTCGTCGGCCGACTACTCGGCCTGCAAGGCGGGCATGATCCAGGTGACCAAGGTGTGGGCCACCGAGCTGATCTCGCACGGCGTGCGCGTGAATTGCATCTCGCCGGGGGCGATTACGACGCCGATTTTCTGGGGCGGCGCCGGTACCCAGACGGAAGCGGAGAACCGCGCCCGGATGGAGCGGCTGGACCGCTGGTGGATCGAGAACCGGCCGCAGAACCGGCCCGGCCATCCCGACGACATCGCACATGCCGCGGTGTTCCTGGGCAGCGACGAGAGCCTGCATATCAGCGGCCACAACCTGATGGTCGACGTCGGCTTGACGGTCACCAGAGGGGGATTCGAGGATCTCCAAGCGATGAAAGCCGAACGCGAGCGCGTCATCGCCGGCGCATGA
- the argS gene encoding arginine--tRNA ligase, with product MAEVTDTIVRLVREALEQEVEVPLSTPPDSAMGDYSVPCFRLAKGAGMAPVPLAQRLRDALLERDLADFGITRVDNHGPYLNFHLARGDVAARVIGGVLREGAGYGSGGSGTGGRALVEHTSINPNASPHLGRARNAWIGDTLVRLLRFEGYHIEVRFFVNDVGRQIALLVLGVGDRTPGFNELLQIYVEANRRLEADPGLGEQVTQLLERLESGDAATRAAFRRVVEISVRGMREMFADADVRYDSFDYESDYLTPERSRKLVEQLRSTGRLFEDEHGRLVLNLEGFELPSRNPVLVITRGNKTSLYVLRDMAYTLDKVAAAADLNLVVLGEDQKLYHRQLQAALSLLGTDAPTPVHYSFVLLGEGSMSSRQGNLVLLEDFVAEAKRKAAAELQARGHAADPAVAKAVAYSALKYSFLRVANDKQVVFNWDQAMSFEGESGPYLLYSHARICSVLRKYGKELPAGADFTALTARPEAELIKLLDAMPDQVARALRIRSPHVLANYSFAVARQFSTFYHACPILQAAAPLREARLLLAAATRQVLANCLRVMGIEPLQRM from the coding sequence GTGGCAGAAGTGACCGACACGATAGTGAGGCTCGTTCGCGAGGCGTTGGAACAGGAGGTCGAAGTACCCCTTTCCACCCCGCCGGACAGTGCCATGGGCGACTACTCGGTGCCCTGCTTCCGGCTGGCGAAAGGCGCCGGCATGGCACCGGTGCCGCTGGCGCAGCGGCTCCGCGATGCGCTGCTGGAGCGCGACCTGGCGGACTTCGGCATCACCCGGGTGGACAACCACGGCCCCTACCTCAACTTCCATCTCGCCAGGGGCGACGTGGCTGCCCGCGTGATCGGCGGCGTGCTGCGCGAGGGAGCCGGCTACGGATCCGGTGGATCGGGTACCGGAGGGCGCGCGCTGGTGGAGCACACCAGCATCAACCCGAACGCATCGCCGCACCTCGGGCGGGCGCGCAACGCCTGGATCGGCGACACCCTGGTGCGCCTGCTGCGCTTCGAAGGCTACCACATCGAGGTGCGCTTCTTCGTGAACGACGTAGGGCGCCAGATCGCCCTGCTGGTGCTCGGCGTCGGCGACCGCACCCCTGGGTTCAACGAGCTGCTGCAAATCTACGTCGAAGCCAATCGGCGGCTGGAGGCCGACCCGGGATTGGGAGAGCAGGTGACGCAGCTCCTGGAGCGGCTGGAGAGCGGTGACGCCGCCACCCGCGCGGCTTTCCGGCGCGTGGTCGAAATCTCGGTGCGCGGCATGCGCGAGATGTTTGCGGACGCCGATGTCCGCTACGACAGCTTCGACTACGAGTCGGACTACCTCACGCCGGAGCGTTCGCGGAAGCTCGTGGAACAGTTGCGGTCCACCGGGCGCCTGTTCGAGGACGAACATGGCCGCCTGGTCCTGAACCTGGAGGGATTCGAGCTGCCGTCGCGCAACCCGGTGCTGGTGATCACCCGTGGCAACAAGACCTCGCTCTACGTGTTGCGCGACATGGCGTACACGCTCGACAAGGTGGCGGCGGCCGCCGATCTCAACCTGGTGGTGCTCGGCGAGGACCAGAAACTGTACCACCGCCAGTTGCAGGCGGCCCTGTCACTGCTCGGGACCGATGCGCCGACGCCGGTGCACTACAGCTTCGTGCTGCTCGGCGAGGGGTCGATGTCGAGCCGGCAGGGCAACCTGGTGCTGCTGGAGGACTTCGTCGCCGAAGCCAAGCGCAAGGCGGCTGCGGAGCTGCAGGCGCGCGGCCATGCCGCCGATCCGGCGGTGGCCAAGGCGGTCGCGTACAGCGCGCTCAAGTACTCATTCTTGCGCGTCGCCAACGACAAGCAGGTGGTGTTCAATTGGGATCAGGCGATGTCGTTCGAGGGCGAGAGCGGCCCCTACCTGCTGTACAGTCACGCCCGCATCTGCTCCGTCCTGCGCAAGTACGGCAAGGAACTGCCGGCCGGCGCCGACTTCACCGCCCTCACAGCCCGGCCGGAGGCCGAGTTGATCAAGCTGCTCGACGCGATGCCGGACCAGGTCGCCCGAGCACTGCGCATCCGCAGCCCGCACGTGCTGGCCAACTACTCCTTCGCCGTGGCGCGGCAGTTCTCCACCTTCTACCACGCCTGCCCGATCCTGCAGGCGGCTGCGCCGTTGCGCGAAGCACGCCTGCTGCTCGCGGCGGCAACCCGCCAGGTACTGGCGAACTGCCTCCGAGTGATGGGAATCGAACCGCTCCAACGGATGTAG
- the fabF gene encoding beta-ketoacyl-ACP synthase II yields the protein MSRRVVITGLGTVNPLATDAATFWQRAKAGESGIGPITRFDASEFGTRIAGEIPDFSDRGILESREARRMDIFSRYAIVSAVQALEDAGLPPERLDPDRTGVLLGVGFGGLDTLEAEFAHLFKRGPRGVHPLLVPKMISNIAAGHIAIRINARGPSYTVVSACASANDAIGEAYRWIKDGATDVILGGGTEAPVTPLSVAGFSALKAVSTRYNDAPEQASRPFDGRRDGFVIGEGAGVLVMEELEHARRRGARIYAELAGYGATCDANHLTAPHPQGRGAINAMRMALTTGGMQAEEVDYVNAHGTSTQLNDVTETAAIKEVFGDHAAELKVSSTKSMVGHLLGAAGAIEAITTALAVHEQFFPPTINQEEPDPGCDLDYVANAGRPGPIRAAISNSFGFGGHNAVLAFRRYADGAA from the coding sequence ATGAGCAGGCGCGTGGTTATCACCGGTCTCGGAACGGTCAATCCCCTGGCCACCGACGCGGCCACCTTCTGGCAGCGGGCCAAGGCGGGCGAGTCGGGCATCGGTCCGATCACCCGGTTCGACGCCAGCGAATTCGGCACCCGGATAGCGGGCGAGATTCCCGATTTCAGCGATCGTGGCATACTGGAGTCGCGCGAGGCGCGCCGCATGGACATCTTCTCGCGCTACGCCATCGTGTCCGCGGTGCAGGCGCTCGAGGATGCCGGCCTGCCCCCCGAGCGGCTCGATCCGGACCGAACCGGGGTGCTGCTGGGCGTCGGCTTCGGCGGTCTGGACACCCTCGAGGCGGAGTTCGCACACCTGTTCAAGCGTGGCCCTCGGGGCGTGCATCCCCTGCTGGTGCCGAAGATGATCAGCAACATCGCGGCCGGCCACATCGCCATCCGCATCAACGCGCGCGGTCCTTCCTACACCGTGGTGTCCGCGTGCGCCTCGGCCAACGACGCCATCGGGGAGGCATACCGGTGGATCAAGGATGGCGCCACCGACGTGATCCTGGGCGGCGGCACCGAGGCGCCGGTCACCCCGCTGTCGGTGGCCGGTTTCAGTGCGCTGAAGGCGGTCAGCACGCGCTACAACGATGCGCCCGAGCAGGCGAGCCGTCCGTTCGACGGCCGCCGCGACGGATTCGTGATCGGCGAGGGCGCCGGGGTGCTGGTCATGGAAGAGCTGGAGCACGCCAGGCGGCGCGGCGCCCGCATCTACGCCGAGCTCGCGGGCTACGGCGCCACCTGCGACGCCAACCACCTGACCGCCCCCCATCCGCAGGGACGCGGCGCCATCAATGCCATGCGCATGGCGCTCACCACCGGCGGCATGCAGGCCGAGGAGGTGGACTACGTCAACGCGCACGGTACCTCCACGCAACTCAACGACGTCACCGAGACGGCGGCGATCAAGGAGGTGTTCGGCGACCACGCCGCCGAACTGAAGGTGTCCTCCACCAAGTCGATGGTCGGCCACCTGCTCGGGGCGGCAGGCGCCATTGAGGCGATCACCACCGCCCTCGCCGTGCACGAGCAGTTCTTCCCGCCCACCATCAACCAGGAGGAGCCCGACCCCGGCTGCGACCTGGACTACGTGGCCAACGCCGGCCGGCCGGGTCCGATCCGCGCCGCCATCTCGAACTCGTTCGGCTTCGGCGGCCACAACGCCGTGCTCGCGTTCCGCCGCTACGCCGACGGCGCCGCCTGA
- a CDS encoding UMP kinase, whose translation MSDVWIVSLGGSLVAPGAVDTRFVARFCALVTEQVAAHPERKFVVVCGGGDPARRYQAAYRAAAVRPSEAAEDWVGIAATRLNAELIKQLLGELAPAEVVTDPTTVTGMAAPVLVAAGWKPGFSHDYDAAIIAERLSAAHIVKLSSVGRIYSADPRTDRDAHAYERMPWAALRRLAGDRWSPGHHAPFDPIATAHCAALGITLVVTGGDLANLRRVIDGEPFSGTTVGPE comes from the coding sequence GTGTCTGACGTGTGGATCGTTTCTCTCGGCGGGTCGCTGGTCGCGCCCGGCGCGGTCGACACGCGATTCGTAGCGCGGTTCTGCGCCTTGGTGACGGAGCAGGTGGCCGCGCACCCGGAACGGAAGTTCGTGGTGGTATGCGGCGGCGGCGATCCGGCACGGCGCTACCAGGCGGCCTATCGCGCGGCAGCGGTGCGGCCGAGCGAGGCGGCCGAGGACTGGGTGGGCATTGCGGCTACCCGGCTCAACGCCGAGTTGATCAAGCAGTTGCTCGGCGAGCTGGCGCCCGCGGAGGTGGTGACCGATCCCACCACGGTCACCGGCATGGCGGCGCCGGTGCTGGTCGCCGCCGGCTGGAAGCCGGGGTTTTCGCACGACTACGACGCGGCAATCATTGCCGAGCGCCTGTCCGCCGCGCACATCGTCAAGCTGTCGAGCGTAGGGCGGATCTACAGCGCCGACCCGCGCACCGACCGGGACGCGCACGCTTACGAACGCATGCCGTGGGCGGCCCTGCGGCGTCTGGCCGGCGACCGCTGGAGTCCCGGCCACCATGCCCCGTTCGATCCGATCGCCACCGCACACTGTGCCGCGCTCGGCATCACCCTGGTGGTGACCGGCGGCGACCTCGCCAACCTGCGGCGCGTGATCGACGGCGAGCCGTTCTCCGGCACCACGGTTGGTCCCGAGTAG
- a CDS encoding UvrB/UvrC motif-containing protein, which produces MSIDITDILHEWEFDPDDQYRVVAARDGREVLQVRQPLGIEQYELEGRPDGGNPFGKESVLQEMRDRAAAFRERHGDDSGFRIGRDDFALLHNEGVLYYYRYYILFQIGDYERTAMDTNHNLKICEMVERFAHKDDKNDILQYRPYILRMNATARAMVLIGEEQRPEACAVIERTIEQVQGLREVDTPTFHFERVRSLQYLRAALREIKANKVHAPVDRLRRELRDAVNNEDYERAAQLRDRIQELSRVDDD; this is translated from the coding sequence ATGAGTATCGATATCACAGACATTCTCCACGAGTGGGAGTTCGACCCCGACGACCAGTACCGGGTGGTGGCGGCGCGCGACGGGCGCGAAGTGTTGCAGGTGCGCCAGCCGCTCGGCATCGAGCAGTACGAGTTGGAGGGCCGGCCCGACGGCGGCAATCCGTTCGGCAAGGAGAGCGTGCTCCAGGAGATGCGCGACCGCGCTGCCGCGTTTCGCGAGCGCCACGGCGACGACTCCGGCTTCCGGATCGGACGCGACGACTTCGCCCTGCTGCACAACGAGGGCGTGCTCTACTACTACCGCTACTACATCCTGTTTCAGATCGGCGATTACGAGCGCACCGCCATGGACACCAACCACAATCTGAAGATCTGCGAAATGGTCGAGCGGTTCGCCCACAAGGACGACAAGAACGACATCCTCCAGTATCGTCCCTATATCCTGCGCATGAACGCCACCGCGCGCGCCATGGTGTTGATCGGAGAGGAGCAGCGGCCGGAGGCATGCGCGGTCATCGAGCGTACCATCGAGCAGGTGCAGGGCCTGAGGGAGGTCGACACGCCCACGTTTCACTTCGAGCGGGTGCGTTCGCTGCAGTATCTGCGCGCCGCCCTGCGCGAGATCAAGGCGAACAAGGTACACGCACCGGTCGACCGGTTGCGCCGCGAGTTGCGCGACGCGGTCAACAACGAGGATTACGAGCGCGCCGCACAATTGCGCGATCGCATCCAGGAGTTGAGCCGGGTGGACGATGACTAG
- a CDS encoding ACP S-malonyltransferase produces MKTCFLFPGQGAQYPGMGKDLFEASASVRELFAQASDATGLDLEALLFRGSAEDLQATNRTQIAVTLVNLAVARVLAERGIEAHGYAGFSVGEYAALAAAGVIADGDLFRIVQARGEAMEAASRGADTAAGPAGMAAVIGLAPERVTAALAGVDGAWAANFSSPAQVVLAGTAEGLAEAGQACTAAGARRVVPLKVSGPFHSPLIESARVRFAEVVAGFTFHDPARPVYANVTGGRIAGGAEAKRLCVQQIVSSVQWVTEINSLVEDGFGCFLETGPGKVLTGLMRGFDTAISCTPVGTMEQVDALAAAE; encoded by the coding sequence ATGAAGACATGCTTTTTATTCCCCGGACAGGGCGCTCAGTATCCCGGCATGGGCAAGGACCTGTTCGAGGCCAGCGCGAGCGTCCGGGAGCTGTTTGCCCAAGCGTCCGACGCCACCGGCCTGGACCTTGAGGCGTTGCTGTTCCGTGGCAGCGCCGAGGACCTGCAGGCCACCAACCGGACGCAGATCGCGGTTACCCTGGTCAACCTGGCGGTTGCCAGGGTGCTCGCCGAGCGCGGCATCGAAGCGCACGGCTACGCCGGCTTTTCGGTCGGTGAGTACGCTGCCCTGGCCGCCGCCGGGGTAATCGCCGACGGCGACCTGTTTCGCATCGTGCAGGCGCGCGGCGAGGCCATGGAAGCCGCCAGCCGCGGCGCCGATACGGCTGCCGGGCCGGCCGGCATGGCCGCGGTGATCGGCCTGGCCCCGGAGCGCGTGACCGCGGCGCTCGCCGGCGTGGACGGCGCCTGGGCCGCCAACTTCTCCAGCCCGGCACAGGTGGTGCTGGCCGGCACCGCCGAGGGGCTGGCGGAAGCCGGGCAGGCGTGCACGGCGGCCGGCGCGCGCCGCGTGGTGCCGCTGAAGGTGTCCGGTCCGTTTCATTCGCCGTTGATCGAGTCCGCGCGCGTGCGGTTCGCCGAGGTGGTCGCCGGCTTCACGTTCCACGATCCGGCCCGGCCGGTATACGCGAACGTCACCGGCGGGCGCATCGCCGGCGGCGCCGAGGCGAAGCGGCTGTGCGTGCAGCAGATCGTGTCCAGCGTGCAGTGGGTGACCGAAATCAACAGCCTGGTCGAGGACGGCTTCGGATGTTTCCTGGAAACCGGACCCGGCAAGGTGTTGACCGGGCTGATGCGCGGCTTCGACACCGCCATTTCATGCACCCCGGTGGGCACCATGGAGCAGGTCGACGCGCTGGCGGCGGCGGAGTAG
- a CDS encoding outer membrane lipoprotein carrier protein LolA: MGALAAHPRFPAGIRRRSACRYRLLLAFRVWPALLVGNLAAGSAGAQPVITAESFFSQVAATYRGIDDYEADIRITQRTGTMTGRLSYKRPNLLRIDFSEPAGQVIVSDGSVLTIYYPALDVIFEQRLSDRGDDAAVGLASRQGLDYLQNNYAIAYLEGPDPVPLDEGSSELVVKLNLTSRSAVEGFRQLEIAVSAGNLIRRISGITVGLEEHRFDFLGVRTNQEIPEQRFVYVSPASANVYRDFLFDSED, encoded by the coding sequence GTGGGGGCGTTAGCCGCGCATCCGCGCTTCCCCGCCGGTATCCGGCGCCGGTCCGCATGCCGGTACCGGCTGCTCCTGGCCTTCCGCGTCTGGCCTGCGCTCCTGGTCGGGAATCTGGCCGCGGGGTCGGCCGGCGCCCAACCGGTAATCACCGCCGAGAGCTTCTTTTCCCAGGTTGCCGCCACCTACCGCGGCATCGACGACTACGAGGCGGACATCCGCATTACGCAGCGCACCGGGACCATGACCGGCCGGCTCTCCTACAAGCGTCCCAACCTGTTGCGCATCGACTTCAGTGAACCGGCCGGGCAGGTGATCGTCAGCGATGGGTCCGTGCTCACAATCTACTACCCGGCGCTGGACGTGATCTTCGAACAGAGGCTGAGTGACCGCGGCGATGACGCGGCGGTCGGACTGGCCAGCCGCCAGGGGCTCGACTACCTGCAGAACAACTACGCCATCGCCTACCTGGAGGGGCCCGATCCGGTGCCGCTGGACGAGGGATCGAGCGAGCTGGTGGTGAAGCTGAACCTGACCAGCAGGTCCGCGGTGGAGGGGTTCCGACAGCTCGAAATAGCGGTTTCCGCCGGCAACCTGATCCGGCGCATCTCCGGCATCACCGTCGGCCTCGAAGAGCACCGGTTCGACTTCCTTGGCGTGCGCACCAACCAGGAAATCCCCGAGCAGCGGTTCGTGTACGTGTCGCCGGCTTCGGCCAACGTGTATCGCGACTTCCTGTTCGATTCGGAGGACTAG
- a CDS encoding hydroxyacid dehydrogenase, with the protein MQRVLMTEPIAAQGVQELRSYPAIEVVERHGLTADELRRAVASCAGLLVRSQTQVNRALIDAGTELRVIGRAGAGVDNIDVAAATERGVLVMNTPGANAQAAAELTVGLLFAVARHIAAADASVKAGEWERTRFRGTQLLGKTLGIVGIGNVGRLVARSAAALGMHVVAHDPYVAPDLAVEHRVSLVALDAVLAHSDFITVHTPLTSTSRGLIGAPEIARMKRGVYLLNCSRGGVIDELALLAALDSGQVAGAALDVFTAEPPSGLAIARHPGVVATPHIGALSWEAQLNVAIMIANQIGRFLTTGEVGAAVNPSAVLRRPNR; encoded by the coding sequence ATGCAACGCGTGCTGATGACCGAGCCGATCGCCGCCCAGGGCGTGCAGGAGTTGCGCAGCTACCCGGCCATCGAGGTCGTGGAACGTCATGGCCTCACCGCCGACGAGTTGCGCCGCGCCGTCGCCTCCTGCGCGGGTCTCCTGGTGCGTTCGCAAACCCAAGTGAATCGCGCCCTGATCGACGCCGGCACCGAGCTGCGCGTGATCGGCCGCGCCGGCGCCGGAGTGGACAACATCGACGTGGCGGCGGCCACCGAGCGGGGCGTGCTGGTAATGAACACGCCGGGTGCCAACGCCCAGGCGGCGGCCGAGCTGACCGTGGGGCTGCTGTTCGCCGTGGCGCGCCATATCGCGGCGGCCGACGCATCGGTCAAGGCGGGCGAGTGGGAGCGCACCCGGTTCCGCGGCACCCAGCTCCTCGGCAAGACCCTCGGCATCGTCGGCATCGGCAACGTCGGCCGGCTGGTGGCACGCTCCGCCGCCGCCCTCGGCATGCACGTCGTCGCCCACGACCCCTACGTCGCCCCCGACCTGGCGGTCGAGCACCGCGTGTCGCTGGTTGCCCTCGACGCCGTGCTCGCGCACTCCGACTTCATCACCGTGCATACGCCGTTGACCTCCACCTCGCGCGGGCTGATCGGCGCGCCCGAGATAGCCCGCATGAAGCGCGGCGTCTACCTGCTCAACTGTTCGCGCGGCGGCGTGATCGACGAGCTGGCACTGCTGGCCGCGCTCGACAGCGGCCAGGTCGCCGGTGCGGCGCTCGACGTGTTCACCGCCGAACCGCCGTCCGGCCTGGCGATCGCGCGCCACCCGGGGGTAGTGGCCACGCCGCACATCGGCGCCCTGTCCTGGGAGGCGCAACTCAACGTGGCGATCATGATCGCCAACCAGATCGGGCGCTTCCTGACGACCGGCGAGGTGGGCGCCGCGGTGAACCCGTCCGCCGTGCTGCGCCGCCCCAACCGGTGA
- a CDS encoding catalase-peroxidase, which translates to IRNTFARMAMNDEETVALIAGGHTFGKAHGAAPDDKVGAEPEGAGLEEQGLGWKNGHGTGKAGDTITSGLEGAWTNEPTKWDNNFMENLHGHEWELTRSPAGKSQYTPANAAEAATVPDAHDPAKKHAPMMLTTDLSLRVDPVYAPISQRFLDNPADLEDAFAKAWFKLLHRDMGPRSRYLGPLVPAEPQLWQDPVPDVDHELIDEQDIAHLKAEVLASGLSVSRLVATAWAAAASFRGTDKRGGANGARVRLAPQRDWEVNDPAELAKVLQALEGIGEEFNSAQSGGKRVSLADLIVLAGCAGVEQAASSAGHDVQVPFAPGRTDATQEWTDAESFAVLEPAADGFRNYVKAGNAGSAAEQLVERACLLTLTAPEMTALVGGMRVLNANTGQSAHGVFTDRPGALTNDFFVNLLDMSTEWQASSSHGVFEGRDAGTGAVKWTATEADLVFGSNSELRALAEVYGCDDGQAAFVSDFVAAWNKVMGLDRYDLA; encoded by the coding sequence ACATCCGCAACACGTTCGCCCGCATGGCGATGAACGACGAGGAGACGGTCGCGCTGATCGCCGGCGGGCACACGTTCGGCAAGGCGCACGGCGCCGCGCCCGACGACAAGGTCGGGGCCGAGCCCGAGGGCGCCGGCCTGGAGGAGCAGGGCCTTGGCTGGAAGAACGGTCACGGCACCGGCAAGGCCGGCGACACCATCACCAGCGGCCTGGAAGGCGCGTGGACCAACGAACCCACGAAGTGGGACAACAACTTCATGGAGAACCTGCACGGGCACGAGTGGGAGCTGACCAGGAGCCCCGCCGGCAAGTCGCAGTACACGCCCGCGAATGCGGCCGAGGCGGCCACCGTGCCGGATGCGCACGACCCCGCCAAGAAGCACGCCCCGATGATGCTCACGACCGACTTGTCGCTGCGCGTCGACCCGGTCTACGCGCCCATCTCGCAGCGCTTCCTGGACAATCCCGCGGACCTCGAAGACGCCTTCGCCAAGGCGTGGTTCAAGCTGCTGCACCGCGACATGGGGCCGCGCAGCCGCTACCTCGGGCCGCTGGTTCCGGCCGAGCCGCAGTTGTGGCAGGACCCGGTGCCGGATGTCGACCACGAGTTGATCGACGAGCAGGATATCGCGCACCTGAAGGCGGAGGTGCTGGCCTCCGGCCTGTCGGTGTCCCGGCTGGTCGCGACCGCGTGGGCGGCGGCGGCATCGTTTCGCGGCACCGACAAGCGCGGCGGCGCCAACGGCGCACGCGTGCGCCTGGCGCCGCAGCGGGACTGGGAAGTGAACGACCCGGCCGAGCTGGCGAAGGTGCTGCAGGCGCTGGAGGGAATCGGAGAGGAGTTCAACAGCGCGCAGAGCGGCGGCAAGCGGGTTTCTCTCGCCGACCTGATCGTGCTCGCCGGATGCGCGGGCGTCGAGCAGGCCGCGAGCAGCGCCGGGCACGACGTGCAGGTGCCGTTTGCGCCGGGTCGCACGGACGCGACACAGGAGTGGACGGACGCCGAGTCGTTCGCCGTGCTCGAACCGGCCGCCGACGGGTTCCGCAACTACGTCAAGGCGGGCAACGCGGGCTCGGCGGCCGAGCAGCTCGTGGAGCGGGCATGCCTGCTCACCCTGACCGCGCCCGAGATGACCGCGCTGGTGGGCGGCATGCGCGTCCTGAACGCCAACACCGGACAGTCCGCGCACGGGGTGTTCACCGACCGGCCGGGCGCGCTGACCAACGACTTCTTCGTGAACCTGCTCGACATGAGCACCGAGTGGCAGGCGTCCTCGTCCCACGGCGTGTTCGAAGGCCGCGATGCGGGCACCGGCGCCGTCAAGTGGACCGCCACCGAGGCGGACCTGGTGTTCGGCTCCAACTCGGAGTTGCGCGCGCTTGCGGAGGTGTACGGGTGCGACGACGGGCAGGCGGCGTTCGTGAGCGACTTCGTGGCCGCCTGGAACAAGGTAATGGGTCTCGACCGTTACGACCTCGCCTGA
- the fabG gene encoding 3-oxoacyl-[acyl-carrier-protein] reductase, protein MGGELNGRIALVTGGSRGIGAAVVETLLREAATVYYLSRSPAGVQAEWERRAAEGGTAVHWRQVDVTDEEATAGAVDAVLEEQGRVDVLVNNAGITRDGLVMRMKRADWDAVLAANLTATFVTCRQVVRSMVRARAGSIVNISSVTGLHGNPGQTNYAASKAGIIGFSKSLAKEVAGRGVRVNVVAPGYIDTDMTRSMNEAVRQAVLDLIPLKRTGTAGDVAELVGFLAGDRASYITGQVFQVDGGLAI, encoded by the coding sequence ATGGGAGGGGAACTGAACGGCAGGATCGCCCTGGTCACCGGCGGCTCGCGCGGCATCGGCGCGGCGGTTGTGGAGACGCTCCTGCGCGAGGCGGCGACCGTCTACTACCTGTCCCGCTCACCCGCCGGCGTGCAGGCGGAGTGGGAGCGCCGCGCCGCCGAGGGCGGAACCGCCGTGCACTGGCGGCAGGTCGACGTCACCGACGAAGAGGCTACGGCCGGTGCCGTCGACGCGGTGCTGGAGGAACAGGGGCGCGTCGACGTGCTGGTCAACAACGCCGGCATCACCCGCGACGGACTGGTGATGCGCATGAAGCGCGCCGACTGGGATGCCGTGCTGGCGGCCAACCTGACCGCCACCTTCGTCACTTGCCGCCAGGTGGTGCGCAGCATGGTGCGGGCGCGCGCCGGATCGATCGTCAACATTTCCTCGGTCACCGGCCTGCACGGCAACCCGGGGCAGACCAACTACGCCGCGTCCAAGGCGGGCATCATCGGGTTCTCCAAGAGCCTCGCCAAGGAGGTGGCCGGCCGCGGGGTGCGCGTCAACGTGGTGGCCCCGGGATATATCGACACCGACATGACCCGCTCCATGAACGAGGCGGTACGTCAGGCCGTGCTCGACCTGATCCCCCTGAAACGCACCGGCACCGCGGGGGACGTGGCGGAACTGGTCGGCTTTCTCGCCGGCGACCGCGCGTCGTACATTACCGGTCAGGTGTTCCAGGTAGACGGCGGGCTGGCGATCTGA